The following DNA comes from Streptomyces sp. NBC_00690.
GGCGGCACGGTCCTGGGCCCCGGATGTGATCGTGCACTCGGCCGCGCAGGGCGCGGGTGCGCTCGCCGCCAGTGCGCTCGGCATCCCGTGCGTGGAGCTGCCGTTGGGCCCGGCCGACAGCGACCCGCGGCTGGCCGGGCTGCTGCGGGAGGCCATGAAGGGGGACTACGCACGGCACGGCATCAGCGCGACGCCCCGGGCGACCGCGCGGATCAGCTCGGTCCCGGCCCGGCTGGCGCACCTGCTGCCCGGGGGTGAGCGCCCCGAGAACGAGTGGCTGATGCGCTACGTCCCCTACAACGGCGGCGGAACACTGCCCGCCTGGCTGCTCACACCGTCCGAGCGGCCCCGGATCGCGGTCACCTTGGGGTCGATCGGCGCGCAGTGGGGCGGGATCACCATGCTCGCCCCCTTGATGGCCGAGGCCGCGCGCATCGACGCCGAGTTCGTGTTGACGCTGGGCGGCGGCGATGTGGAGCTCCTCGGCGAGTTGCCGGAGAACGTACGGACCGTGGAGTGGGTGCCGTTGGCGCCGCTGCTGGAGACCTGTGCGGGGATCGTCCACCATGCCGGCTCCGGCACCTTGCTGACGGCCATGCGGCTGGGGGTGCCCCAGTGTGTGCTGCCGGACGGCGCCTACCAGCAGGCCAACAGTGCGGTGTTGGTGGGCAGCGGGGCGGGATTCACGGCTGATGCGACCACGATCGGGGGCGCGGAATGCCGTCGACTGCTGAACGACCGGGAGTTGCGCACCGCGGCGAGCGCGTTGCGTCAGGAGATGGTCGAAACAATGCCGACCCCGGCCGATCTGGTGTCACGGCTGGTGGCGCTGGCAGGCTGAGACGACCGGAGCGCGCAAGGAGCCCGGGCCCGCTCACTGCGGGCCCGGGCAACTCGTTTCCACGTCGGAGGCCGCCCCGGGAACCCTGCTGCCCCGGCGGCACGTTGGCCCTCCGGGGAGGGAGAACCCGGTGAAGAGGACACGTCAGCGCGACCGAGACATGCCTGGGCCCCAGGCACGCTGGGACGAGATCGTGCCAGGGCTGTGGATGGGCGGTCACTACTGGACCGATCCCGCGGGCGAGCTCCAGCCGGTCATCGTCGGCGCCGAGTTCGACCTCGTCGTCAGCCTCTTCACCCGCTCCGGCCATGGGCCCGAGTTCGGCATCGAGCACCTCGTCGCCGAGATTCCCGACGACCCGCTCACCGCTGATCAGATCGCCGCGGTCCAGCGCCTCGCACACTCCACCGCGCACGCCGTCCAGATGGGGCGCACCACGCTTGTCCGCTGCCACTCCGGCTACAACCGCTCCGGACTCGTGGTGGCGCAGGCCCTCGTGCACCTGGGCCAGGAGCCGACTACGGCGATCCGCCTCGTTCAAGAGAACCGATCCCCGTGGGCCTTGAACAATGTGACGTTCAGGAACTACCTCACCACGGGTCTTGATGTGGCCCGTCTCCTGACCGGGCTCCACGGCTAGGGATCAGCTCAGAGCCCGTCGGGTATCTGGCCCAGGACCCGGTAGAGGGGGCCGAAGTTCATCACGTCCCAGTGTGCGGTGACCCGACCCTGGTCGTCGAAGAGGAGTTCTTCGAGGTAGTGCCAGGACACCGGGGCGCCCGTGGCGGGTACGCCCATGAAATCGCCCCGGTGGGTCGCGGTGGCGGTGATCCGCAGCATCACCCGGTCGCCCTCGGCGACGATGCTCTTGGCCTCCAGGCGCAGATCGGGGAACGAGTCCAGGGTGCCGCGCATGATGTCGGCGATCTGGTCGGCGGGCATCCGGCCGCCGTCCTCGTCGTAGTGGACGGCGTCCGGGGCCCAGTACGCGATGACGGCGTCCGGGTCGCCCCGGTTCCATGCATCGACCATGCGCAGGGCGTGTGCCTTGTTCTCCTGTGGTGACATCGGATCTCCTGGTGCTGGGCGCCGGGTCAGGGCCGGGCGGCGGCGCGGGTGTGGGCGGTGATCGCTTCGGCGAGCGGGGCGTGGACGGAACGGGGCAGCGCATGCCCCATGCCGGGGATCTCCACCAGGCGGGCGCCCGGGATGAGTCCGGCGAGGTGCCTGCCGTGCGGCGGCGGGGAGATGGGGTCCTCCAGTGCCTGGATCACCTGGGTCGGCACCCGTACCTCGGCGAGTTCGACCGCCCGCTCGCGGGGGTGGGAGGCCAGTTGGTGGTG
Coding sequences within:
- a CDS encoding ester cyclase, whose translation is MSPQENKAHALRMVDAWNRGDPDAVIAYWAPDAVHYDEDGGRMPADQIADIMRGTLDSFPDLRLEAKSIVAEGDRVMLRITATATHRGDFMGVPATGAPVSWHYLEELLFDDQGRVTAHWDVMNFGPLYRVLGQIPDGL
- a CDS encoding nucleotide disphospho-sugar-binding domain-containing protein gives rise to the protein MRALFVTSPVLSHAFPTVPVAHALLAAGHEVRYALGAALDAVTDAGLPAVDVTPGLDYDKIWVPEGAEDPMYVKDAGVEFLAELFGRVSGAEVDGVLEAARSWAPDVIVHSAAQGAGALAASALGIPCVELPLGPADSDPRLAGLLREAMKGDYARHGISATPRATARISSVPARLAHLLPGGERPENEWLMRYVPYNGGGTLPAWLLTPSERPRIAVTLGSIGAQWGGITMLAPLMAEAARIDAEFVLTLGGGDVELLGELPENVRTVEWVPLAPLLETCAGIVHHAGSGTLLTAMRLGVPQCVLPDGAYQQANSAVLVGSGAGFTADATTIGGAECRRLLNDRELRTAASALRQEMVETMPTPADLVSRLVALAG
- a CDS encoding protein-tyrosine phosphatase family protein, with the translated sequence MKRTRQRDRDMPGPQARWDEIVPGLWMGGHYWTDPAGELQPVIVGAEFDLVVSLFTRSGHGPEFGIEHLVAEIPDDPLTADQIAAVQRLAHSTAHAVQMGRTTLVRCHSGYNRSGLVVAQALVHLGQEPTTAIRLVQENRSPWALNNVTFRNYLTTGLDVARLLTGLHG